The sequence below is a genomic window from Candidatus Krumholzibacteriia bacterium.
CGGGCACGATCAGCACGTGTTCGTGGTCGGTGTGGTCGAGGACGAACCGCCGCTTCTCGTCGAGGTAGGTCTTCACGCCCCCGCTGTTGCGGGCGTAGGCCTGGACCATGTCGCAGATCTTCATGGAGCGGTCTCCGGCCGGAGACGACGAGTGTGGGCGAGTGCACGTCTAAGTGCGAATCAGGCCCTCTACAAGACAAGGGGCAGTGAAGATGCGTGGAGGAGGAATTGCTCGGGCGAGACCCCACGAATGCGTCGGCGTGGAGCGGCGCGATCGGCTTTCTCGCGGTGGGCGTCGTCTTGTCCCGATCTTCTCCGACGACTCACACACGTGTCGGTGATCGTGATTATGGTGTGCTGCGTGGAAGGAACCCGCGGTCCCGAGGTCGCCATGACGATGTCGAACGCACGCGTCGAGACCACGAATGCAACCCCCTTCGTCGTGTCGGGCGCGACGCGGGGACTGACGAGATCCCTGGCCGTGGTCGTGTCCCAGGTCGCGAGTCCTCCGGTGGTCGCCGTGGCGGCGGCCTACCTCGCCGCGGGACTCCACGGTCGACCCGTGGCGTTCGGTTGGGCCACGCTCCACGTCGTGCTCATGGTGCTCGTTCCGCTGATCTACCTGGTCGGACTCCTGCGGCGAGGAGCAGTGAGCGACCTGGACGTGTACAGACGTGAAGAGCGGTGGCGGCCGTTCCTGGCCACCGTAGCCGGGGCGTGGACGGGCTGGGTGCTGTTGACCGCACTGGGTGCACCTCCGTCACTGATGGGAGTGACCGGAGTGCTCGCCCTGGAGGCGCTGGTGGTCTTCGCGATCACTCTGAGCTGGAAGATCAGTCTGCACTGTGCCACGGTGGCCGTGGCCGGTGCCCTGGTGTGGAAGCTGATGGGTTCACCGGTCGTGCTCGTGGTCGGTGTTCCCCTGATGATCTGGTCGCGTGTGTTGCTGCGTCGTCACACGCCGGCCCAGACCCTCGCCGGTTCGGTCGTGGGCGTCCTGCTGGTCGTCCTGTTCTTCGATCTGTTCGCCGGGGCGGTGTGACATGCGCGTCGCGATCTTCGCCGAGACCTTCCTCCCCAAGTGGGACGGCATCACCAACACGTTGTGTCGACTGCTGGAGCACCTCGAGTCCGAGGGGCACGAGAGCATCATGTTCGCGCCCGAGGGCGCGCCTTCGTCGTACGCGAGCACGCGCATCCACGGCTACCCGGCGTTCAACTGTCCCTGGTACAACGACCTGCGTCTCGCCACGCCGCTCGGAACCGCCACCCGCGAGATCGAGGAGTTCCAGCCCGACGTGATCCACGTGGCGAGTCCGCTGCTCCTGGGCGCCATGGGTCTGAAGAAGGCCAAGCAGATGGGCGTGCCGGTGGTGGCCAGTTACCACACCGACGTTCCGGGATACATGGAACACTACGGGTTCGGTGCCTTGCGCCAGCCGAGCTGGGCGCTGTTCCGCTGGTTGCACAACCAGGCCGACCTGAACGTCTGTCCCAGTACCCACACGCGACGTCAACTCGAGGAGCACGGTTTCGAGCGCGTGGAGATCTGGGCGCGGGGAGTCGACACCGATCTCTACTCGCCCACGCGTTTCAGCTTCCAGATGCGCGACCGGATGAGCGGTGGTGTTCCCGACGCGCCGCTGTTGCTCTACGCGGGTCGTCTGGCGGTGGAGAAACGACTCGACCTGTTGCGTCCGGTCCTCGACGAGGTTCCGGGAGCACGTCTGTGTCTCGTGGGCAGTGGTCCTGCCGAGGAAGTGCTGCGCTCCATCTTCCGTGGTACCGACACCACGTTCATGGGCTATCTGAAGGGCGAGGACCTGGCCGCCGCCTACGCCTCGGCCGACGTGTTCGTCTTCCCGAGCGAGTCGGAGACCTTCGGGAACGTGGTGCTCGAGGCCATGGCCTCCGGTCTCACCGCCGTGTGCGCCGCGGCCGGGGGGCCGCTCGACATCGTCGACCACGGGCGCAACGGCTACCTGTTCACGCCCGGTCGGCATGCCGAGATCAGCAGCCTGCTCGAGTGGCTGATCGCTCACCCCGGTCCGAGCCGGGCGATCGGCCAGCGGGCCCGGATCCACGCCGAGGCGAACAGCTGGACCAACGTCATGGTCGGTCTGGTGAATCGTTACCGGGAGCTGGCCGAACTCAGTGAGGCCGAGCGCCCGGCTCTGGCGGGCTGAGTCGCGAACGTCCCCGCCAGGCCACCACGCCGTCGGACGCCGAACGTACACGCCAGTCGACGATCGGCTCGAGTTCCCGGGGCGGAACGAGCCCCGTGCGCGCGCTGCGCGTGAACCACACGAACACGACGGGATCGTCGGGAGCGAGCCCGGCCGTCAGCAGGCCGGGCTCGGGCCACTGGGTGCGTCGTCCGGTGTGCCAGTACAGGTACTCGGGCACGTTGGACCACACGGGATCGGCACCGTGGAGCAGGGGCTCCAGTTCCGCGAGCGAACGGGCCAAGCCTCCGTCGGGGGCGTAATCGTCCGCGCGTTCGGCGAGCAGCGGGGCACGCATCGTTCCGATGCCGCTGGCGAGCAGCCACAGTGCCCAGGCCGTGGCGATCGAGGCTCCGATCCGGGTGCGTCGTGATCGGCGCTGCAACGCGTCGCCGACCCGGGTTGCGAGGACGACGGTCACCGCGAAGGCCGGCGCCAGCAGCCGGTGGTCGGGGAGGTCGATCCTCTGCCGCGTGGAACCGACCCAGAGCAGGAGCAGGAAACCCGCGAGGGCTACGAGCCAGGGCGCGTCACCCGCGCCGGGCACCGCGCGCCCGCGCCGTATCCAGAGCGCGACGGTCCCCAGTGCGGCCAGCGCGGCCGTGATCAGGAGGACGTCCGTCGAGTCGACCTGAGGCACCACCCAGCGCGCCATGTGCTCGAGGGTGCGGCGGACGGTGGGGCCGAGTGGGCGGGGATCTCCCGGGAAGCTCTCGACGAGCTGTCCGGTGTGGAGAAGGTTGCGTCCCACCCACGCGATCAGGGGAAGGCTCACGGGGACCATCCACGGGAGCGCGCGTGGACCCGACCGCACCAGCAGGACCAGCACGACGGCCGGCCACAACATCAGACCGGTGAGTTTGACCACCGGGGCGATCGCGGCCAGCGCGAGCATCCATGCGCGGGCCGTGAGCGAGCCGTCTTCGACGGAGCGGGTGGCGGCGAAGAGGGTGGCGAGCACGATCGCGACCAGCAGTGCGTCGGCCAGGAGCGCGGTCGCCACGGTCACGATCGGAGCTCCGACGATCGTGCCCACCAGCATCGCCGCACGCCAGCTCTGCGAGCGCAGCCGGAGGGCGAGGGGCCAGAGCACGAACGGCACCAGCACCGACCAGAGAAGGGCCGTGCCGGCGCCGCCGACGGTCCGGGGCTCGATGCCGAGCGCGATCCCGGGGGACAGGGTGAGGGCGTAGCCCGGCGGCCAGATCCCGCTGGGCTCGCCGTCGAATCCGTGGGCGCCCTGGCCCGCCGCGAGCGATCGGGCCATGGCCACGTATTCGACGCTGTCGGGCGTCATGAAGACGCCGTGGACGTGCACGCCCACGGCGAACAGCAGCAGCAACGGAGGAACGAGCGACCAACGGGATCGTGTCATGACGCTCTGGTCATACCACGACCCGGCCCCGAGCGCCGCTACGGAGCCTGACAGCCGGCCACGGTGAATCGCCCCAGCAGTTCGCGCACGACCATCTGGCGGTCCTTGTCGGCCTTGTACAGCGCCGCCACCTTCTCGCGTGCCGCGGGCACGTTCCCGCAGGCCTTGCCACGCGCGATCAGCTCGCGCCCGTCGTCGGGCATGGGTCCCCAGTTACCGCACTCGACGAACTCGTCGCTCAGGAACACGAACTTCGGCACGGCTTCACCGCCGTTGGTGAGGAAGCGCGCAAAGGCTTCGGGCTGTTCCTCGCGCGTGACGTAGCGCACCTGCAGGCGATCGTTCTCACGGACCATGCGTTCGAGCACCGGCACGTGGCGGACGACGTCGCCGCACCAGTCCTCGGCGAAGGCCACCACGTGGACCGGGCGGTCGATTCCCCGGAGTGCGGCCACGGTCGAGGGCTCCAGCCGCTGACGCTCGATCGAATTCTGCATCTTCTCGACATGTTCGGCGTTCTCGGCTGCATCGATCCAGGCCTCGTGGGTACGGCCCGAGTCGAACACGTTCTTCCAGTCGATGGTGGGCAGGACGGGTGGACGGGGCATCACGGTCTCCGAACGAGGGGGCGAGAACAGGCTCAGGCGTGGCCGGGATCGGCCGCCGGAGGTGCCACCGGGGCACCGAGATCGTCGGCCGCGGCCACGGGTTCACGTTGGGACTGCAGGGCCAGGAGGGTCAGCATTCCCAGGTAGACGCTGGCCGCCGACAGGTGCAGGAGTTGGGCGACGGGAGGGACGTCCATGGTGACCAGCGCCGCGCCGAGGATCATCTGTGCCACCACCAGGGCGACGCTCGCATCGGCGGCACGCACCAGACCCGTGTCGGCGCGGAAGCGGCGCCGGCTCCACACGGCCAGACCGATCGTCGCGGCCAGCATGAGCTGTGAGAACCCGCGGTGCACCGTGTCGAGCGTTCCCACCTGTTCGATCCACTCGCTGCGGGGCAGTTCGGGGTTCTCGTCGACGGCGTGTTCCATGGCACCACGGACGTTCGTCCCCAGACCCACCTGGACGAGCGTGAGCACGATCACGATGCCGACGGCGTGACGGAAGCGTCGCCGGGCCGGGTCCTTCGATCGCGGTAGACCCGCGTGCTGCAGGCGCGCGTGGAAGGTCGCGTACAGGAGCAGGGTGACGATCACCAGGGCCACGACCATGTGGGTCGTGATCATCCAGGGTTCCAGCCCCGATCGCACGACCTGACCGCCGAGCCATCCCTGGAAGCCCACGAGCAGGGTTGCGGCGAGCGCGGGCCAGAGCAGGCGGGGGCGGTGGCGGTGCCACAGCAGCGCCATGACCAGCGTCGCCACGATGAGCAGTCCGATGGTCACCCCGAGCAGCCGGTTCGTGTACTCGAGCCAGGTGAGCGTGGCGTTGAACTGGGTCGGATCCCAGCCCGGAGGCAGCTGGGAGGCCTGGAGGGGCGGAATCCACGACCCGAAGCACTTCGGCCAGTCCGGACACCCCAGTCCCGCGCCGGCGGCCCGCACGAGCGCTCCGACGAGGATCAGGGTGTAGGTGGCGACGGTGGTGGCCAGCGCCATGCGTGCGAAGGCCCTCAGACGGTTTCCGTTCATGGCCTGCCACGGGTTCGGGGGCGACCGGGGACGACGCGGGAACGCTAGTGAACGCCGCGGGGAGGCGCCACGTTCCGGGCACGGTGGAAGGTCCTGCCGACCCGACCGCGCCCGAGGTCGCCGAAGTCGTCGCGAGGTCGGATCGACGTCGGAACGTCCTTTGCAGGATTCCCGAGGCCGTCCCCATTCGCCGCAACTCCGAAGGACCCCCCCATGACGATCCAGCAGAAGGTCAACCGCGGTCTCCTCGCCGCCGCCGCCGTCCTGGTGGTCACCACCGTCGTCTCCTTCCTCGGACTCCGGGGGCAGGTGGACGAGGCACTCGATCGAGAGATGGTGGGTACGGTCGAGGGCATCGTGCGTCAGCTCGAGCTCGCCGATCACATGTACCTGGAGCAGGTCGAGAGCGGGATGCGCCTGCTGCGACACCGGGCGCACGAGCTCGGCGAACCCCGCCGCGACGGGATGATCCCCGTTGCCGGTGTTCCGGCCGATGGCCTCTACTTCGGCGACGCGGTCGTGAACGAGGAGTTCTCGCTCGTCGATGCCACCACCGACCTCGTGGGCGGCACCGCCACGCTCTTCGCCCGCACCGGCGACGATTTCGTCCGTGTGAGCACGAACGTGCAGAAGGACGACGGATCGCGGGCCATCGGCACGAAGCTGAACCCCGAGGGCAAGGCCCATCCACGGATCATGGCGGGCGAGTCGTACCGTGGCCTGGTCGGGATCCTGGGTCGTCCCTTCGTCACGGGCTACGATCCGATCGTCGATGCGAGCGGTGCCGTCGTCGGGATCTACTACGTGGGCTACCCCGTCGTGGAGATGCAGGAGCTGGGCACGGCGATCGCCGCCATGAAGCTGCTCGACCACGGATTCGTGTCGCTCGTCGACGCCGACGGCGAGGTCGTGTTCGCGTCCGACTCCGCACCCGATGACGTGGGCGCGATCGTGACGCGTGAGAGCGCTGACGGTTGGCACCTCTTCGCGCGGACCTTCGATGCCTGGGGCTACGATGTCGTGGCCGCCGTGCCCTCGTCCGACATCGCAGCACGCACGACGGCGTCGACCGCCCAGGTGCTGGGACCGACACTCGTCGTCTTCGTCGCGATCGGTCTGCTGGGCTTCTTCGGTGCGCGGGCCTTCCTGCGCCCTCTCGACGCGGTCGCGGCCGCGGTCGAGGGCGTCGCCGACGGTGACGGCGACCTCACGCAGCGGATCGACTACGACCGCGACGAC
It includes:
- a CDS encoding thioredoxin family protein, whose amino-acid sequence is MPRPPVLPTIDWKNVFDSGRTHEAWIDAAENAEHVEKMQNSIERQRLEPSTVAALRGIDRPVHVVAFAEDWCGDVVRHVPVLERMVRENDRLQVRYVTREEQPEAFARFLTNGGEAVPKFVFLSDEFVECGNWGPMPDDGRELIARGKACGNVPAAREKVAALYKADKDRQMVVRELLGRFTVAGCQAP
- a CDS encoding Cache 3/Cache 2 fusion domain-containing protein, with translation MTIQQKVNRGLLAAAAVLVVTTVVSFLGLRGQVDEALDREMVGTVEGIVRQLELADHMYLEQVESGMRLLRHRAHELGEPRRDGMIPVAGVPADGLYFGDAVVNEEFSLVDATTDLVGGTATLFARTGDDFVRVSTNVQKDDGSRAIGTKLNPEGKAHPRIMAGESYRGLVGILGRPFVTGYDPIVDASGAVVGIYYVGYPVVEMQELGTAIAAMKLLDHGFVSLVDADGEVVFASDSAPDDVGAIVTRESADGWHLFARTFDAWGYDVVAAVPSSDIAARTTASTAQVLGPTLVVFVAIGLLGFFGARAFLRPLDAVAAAVEGVADGDGDLTQRIDYDRDDELGRVARALNRFLDKIRESIRVIANSADSLSSTGERLGAVSDSMVQSVDSTTNEAGTVAGAAEQVSASTDNVASAAEEMQATIREIAENATRAADASSGAVDSVRNATAIMSRLSDSSGQIGSVLGLIEEIAEQTNLLALNATIEAARAGEAGRGFAVVANEVKELAEQTARATEDIRTKVGSMQSDTEAAVGALDGYTAVIEEIDQVSQSIAGAIEEQAATTQEIGKSVHETAQGSRNISESIQCVARLADDSGGHIRQAAQLGEQLAGVTKELQRLMTQFKY
- a CDS encoding phosphatase PAP2 family protein — protein: MTMSNARVETTNATPFVVSGATRGLTRSLAVVVSQVASPPVVAVAAAYLAAGLHGRPVAFGWATLHVVLMVLVPLIYLVGLLRRGAVSDLDVYRREERWRPFLATVAGAWTGWVLLTALGAPPSLMGVTGVLALEALVVFAITLSWKISLHCATVAVAGALVWKLMGSPVVLVVGVPLMIWSRVLLRRHTPAQTLAGSVVGVLLVVLFFDLFAGAV
- a CDS encoding COX15/CtaA family protein translates to MNGNRLRAFARMALATTVATYTLILVGALVRAAGAGLGCPDWPKCFGSWIPPLQASQLPPGWDPTQFNATLTWLEYTNRLLGVTIGLLIVATLVMALLWHRHRPRLLWPALAATLLVGFQGWLGGQVVRSGLEPWMITTHMVVALVIVTLLLYATFHARLQHAGLPRSKDPARRRFRHAVGIVIVLTLVQVGLGTNVRGAMEHAVDENPELPRSEWIEQVGTLDTVHRGFSQLMLAATIGLAVWSRRRFRADTGLVRAADASVALVVAQMILGAALVTMDVPPVAQLLHLSAASVYLGMLTLLALQSQREPVAAADDLGAPVAPPAADPGHA
- a CDS encoding glycosyltransferase family 1 protein; this translates as MRVAIFAETFLPKWDGITNTLCRLLEHLESEGHESIMFAPEGAPSSYASTRIHGYPAFNCPWYNDLRLATPLGTATREIEEFQPDVIHVASPLLLGAMGLKKAKQMGVPVVASYHTDVPGYMEHYGFGALRQPSWALFRWLHNQADLNVCPSTHTRRQLEEHGFERVEIWARGVDTDLYSPTRFSFQMRDRMSGGVPDAPLLLYAGRLAVEKRLDLLRPVLDEVPGARLCLVGSGPAEEVLRSIFRGTDTTFMGYLKGEDLAAAYASADVFVFPSESETFGNVVLEAMASGLTAVCAAAGGPLDIVDHGRNGYLFTPGRHAEISSLLEWLIAHPGPSRAIGQRARIHAEANSWTNVMVGLVNRYRELAELSEAERPALAG